In Pseudochaenichthys georgianus chromosome 6, fPseGeo1.2, whole genome shotgun sequence, a single window of DNA contains:
- the eps8l2 gene encoding epidermal growth factor receptor kinase substrate 8-like protein 2 isoform X4 yields the protein MQETSQYHVEHLSTFIMDKTESIVTVDDAVKKLDFLDSKDKIWTQEMLLQVTDKAVRLLDCDTQEELENFPLPTIHMSQAVLNQTRYPSVLLLVCQDKEQHKPDIHFFHCDEVEAEMVHADIDSAIGDNKHGKKMRLQTLKVNQEKMKHHRESILPPSAPKGPSPAAKGRVAASNTQHQRASGQNDMESHEKLAQLIEKDVQILNCSLDDIEIFVARLQKAKDAFSQLNHRNKSKKNKKKGPAEGMLTLRAKPPSEAEVIDSLQKLKLALNLLAKLKKHIQNPSASELVHFLFGPLELVLQSYGSPELARSVISPHLSKETVDFLRGHLTPKEMTVFELMGDGWTKPRAEWPREQCAPPYHPKFRNGWEPPADYFRMAPWETEGLGGPLGSPTSPDYKKHSAEDYYGTHSSNSSNGSYNGTPPTRKHAKIHYHFVARNANELSVLQDEILEVIEDNKQWWKLRNRSGQAGYVPANILEVVKIEDSEAAYNQGYGTTSPGSLSPGSSFNHGKPFDQKEMQKVQSELLEKIHNKNQPAVKKYRGVGSTSSHVPLNLDSTVEQVTAWLSAKGFSKPTIECLGILTGAQLFSLNKEELKAVCGDEGNRVNSQITVQKELLEKSKGDTELQEVMKRQQERINSCSKD from the exons GAAGAGTTGGAGAACTTCCCCCTCCCAACCATCCACATGAGTCAGGCGGTCCTGAATCAAACACGTTACCCCTCTGTGCTGCTGCTGGTGTGTCAGGACAAGGAGCAGCACAAACCTGACATCCACTTCTTCCACTGTGACGAGGTGGAG GCTGAGATGGTTCATGCTGATATAGACAGTGCCATTGGAGACAACAAGCATGGAAAGAAAATGAGGCTTCAGACTCTCAA gGTGAACCAGGAGAAAATGAAGCATCACAGAGAAAGCATCCTCCCCCCTTCGGCCCCTAAGGGCCCCTCACCCGCTGCAAAGGGACGTGTGGCAGCCTCAAACACACAAC ATCAACGAGCATCCGGACAAAATGACATGGAGTCACATGAAAAGCTGGCTCAGCTGATTGAGAAGGATGTG CAAATCCTCAACTGTTCCCTGGATGACATAGAGATCTTTGTGGCGCGGCTGCAAAAGGCAAAAGATGCCTTTTCTCAGCTCAACCACCGCAACAAGAGTAAGAAGAATAAGAAGAAAGGACCAGCAG AGGGCATGTTGACCCTGCGAGCCAAGCCCCCCTCTGAAGCTGAGGTTATTGATAGCCTGCAGAAACTGAAGCTGGCCCTCAACCTCTTG GCCAAACTGAAGAAGCACATACAGAATCCAAGTGCGTCTGAGCTGGTTCATTTCCTCTTCGGCCCTCTGGAGCTG GTGTTGCAGAGCTATGGAAGTCCTGAACTGGCGCGTTCAGTAATCTCCCCGCACCTTTCCAAAGAAACCGTGGACTTCCTGCGGGGACACCTCACCCCCAAAGAGATGACCGTCTTTGAGCTAATGGGGGATGGATGGACCAAACCTAG AGCGGAGTGGCCCAGGGAGCAGTGCGCTCCTCCTTATCACCCAAAGTTTCGTAATGGCTGGGAGCCGCCAGCGGACTACTTCAGGATGGCCCCGTGGGAGACAGAAGGACTTGGGGGGCCACTGGGGTCTCCAACCAGCCCTGATTACAAAAAACACTCAGCTGAGGAT TATTATGGAACTCATTCCTCAAACTCGTCAAATGG GTCATACAACGGGACGCCCCCCACCCGCAAACATGCCAAAATTCACTACCACTTTGTAGCACGGAATGCCAACGAGCTGTCGGTGCTGCAGGACGAAATCCTCGAG GTGATAGAGGATAACAAACAGTGGTGGAAACTACGAAATCGCAGCGGTCAGGCAGGCTATGTCCCGGCAAACATCCTGGAAGTTGTGAAAATCGAGGACTCAGAAGCCGCCTATAACCAG GGCTACGGGACGACATCTCCTGGTTCTCTGAGCCCTGGAAGCAGCTTCAACCATGGTAAACCCTTTGATCAAA AAGAGATGCAGAAGGTCCAAAGTGAGTTATTGGagaaaatccataacaaaaaccAGCCGGCTGTCAAAAAGTACCGTGGGGTGGGATCAACCAGCAGCCATGTACCGCTCAACCTTGACTCAACCGTAGAGCAGGTGACCGCGTGGCTCAGCGCAAAAGGTTTCTCGAAACC GACCATTGAATGTTTGGGGATCCTGACTGGAGCACAGCTGTTTTCCCTCAACAAAGAGGAGCTGAAGGCGGTGTGTGGAGACGAAGGAAATCGTGTCAACTCTCAGATCACAGTGCAGAAAGAATTGCTGGAG AAGAGCAAAGGAGACACGGAGCTGCAGGAGGTCATGAAGCGGCAGCAGGAGAGAATCAACTCTTGCAGCAAAGACTGA